Sequence from the Pirellulales bacterium genome:
TGCGGCATCGGCTACCAAGAATCTCTTTCGTACTTCCCACTGCTGAACAAGTAGTGGCACCGGCGAAAACGCATGACTTGTGATATAATCGCCGTGGAGGCACTTATGAACGATTATGATTCCATCCTGGCGGCGGCGTCTAGCATGCCCATCGCCGATCAGCTCCGGCTCATCGATGAATTGGCCGCTAGCGTGCCGGACGATCAGCCTCCCACGCTCTCTAAACAATGGCTGGCGGAAATCGAACGCCGCTCGGCCGAAATCGATTCCGGCACGGTCACTACGCAACCCTGGCCCGAAGTCCGCCAACAGCTTTTCTCGCAAGTGGGCTTGAAACGTGCGGATTGATTTTCATCCGGCGGCCACCGAAGAATTGTTAAGCTCAGCCGCGTGGTATCAAGAGCGCAGCGAAATCGCCGCCCAGCGGTTCGCGCAATGGTGGTGAACGAAGCGATCTCTAAAATTGCCGCCGCCCCGGAACGTTTCGCGATGGTCGATAAACGCCACCGAGCGTGCAGCTTGGTTGGCTTCCCATTTCAAGCTGTCTTTCGGCACGACCACGATCGGATTTGTATAGTGGCCATCGCCCACGCCAAGCGCCGGCCCGGTTATTGGCGAACCCGCAAATAAAGGTTACGCTAAGAAAATCCGCCAGCGAAAACGACGAAGCGGAGTTGAGTTGAACTAGTAATCAGTCGTAAATCACCGCCAAATACGGCCATGAAGATTTTCATTAGCTCTACGGTGTACGACCTTATTGATATCCGTGCAGAGATATCTGCACTTTTTGAATTGTTCGGCATTGCTTCAATTCTTTCAGACGACAAGCTCTCGGATTTCCAAGTTCGACCTGATAGAAACTCTATTGAAACCTGTCTGGTCAATGTCGAGAAAAGCGACGATGTGATCGTGATACTAGATCAACGACATGGACTTCGGCTTGCTCAGTTTTTTAAAGGAACACAGCTCACTTCGTGGAAAAAATCGGCATTCTAACTGGTATCACACTTATCACACTTTTACTAGCTCAGCCGATTTAAAAGCTTCATTGAGACGGCAATTTGAACCAACAGTTACTCGCGACCGTTTGATTGCAGCAATATCAGAAAACCGATTTCCGCTTTTTACGGTTAGCGTGGATGTTGAGCCAATTACGATTGGACATCGTCAGTCAATGAACATTCGAGCACTTGTAAAAAACATCGGCTGCGCAGCAGCGTTCAATTTTATTGTTCATTGGAAGGAAACCGAAAAAAACAATCGAATTCAAACATTTTCGCTCCCGGTCAGGAAATTCCCATGACGCTTGTGTATCCTCTGCAAGAAACTCGCGGAAATGTTGCGACCGAGCTGATATTGAACTATGAAAGCTCGATGGGTATCGCGGTTACCGATATATTTGAGGTCGGTGCGAATTATATTGGTGGACTGCGACCGTCTGGAATGTCTGGAGCGCGTCTGATAAATCGGAATTTCAAGAGGTCCACCAACATTTTATTGAACCTCGACGAGTTGTGAGAATCCTCTTCCACTAATGCAGCCAAATGGATCACGCACAGTTGTTTACATCAGGCAACGTCGCGATCGAATTCTCCCTCTCCCCTTGCGGGAGAGGGCCGGGGTGAGGGGTAGCACACTCAGAGCGGTAACCCGTTACATCGCGGGCCGGATGGTGGGTCAAGTGGCACTCCTGGCTTGCCAGCCATCGGCATCGGCTTGTCGGCAAACCCAACGGTTTTGGTTTTTACCGGAAAGCAGGAGCGATGGTCGTGGAAGGATTCAGTGGCGCAGGCGCTGGAACTTGCTCAATGACGTTGGGAACCAGCATCAGTTCGGCGCGCTGTCGCGATAAATTTTCGATTTCCAACTTCCGAATCTGGTTTTGCAGTTCGACCAGGACCTGTTTCTGAACTTCCGGCTTGAGTGTTTCAAAACTATCTAACTGTTGCCGCAAAGCTGGCGAAATCGCAGCTTCAGCGGCTTTGCGTAACGGTTTCGGAGGTGCCACCAATTCTGTTGCAGAGGGCGTCTGCCCATTTAGGGCAATCGCCAGGATAGTAAGCGTGAGTCGTGAAAAACTATCCTCACCGCCTGGCAGAACCCAAACGTATTTATCGCAGTGCGAGCCGACAAACTTGGCGCACTTGGGAACGTCGCACTTTCTGCCCACGGAAAACCAGCCCGGCCGCGGAATGAGCGACTCGCTGCAATCGATGCAGAAATCATCGTGCAAGAACTTGCAACATGCCGCTTGAGTAGGATCGCCGAGTTGACGCACCCCGACGGCATATTGGTACACGACGCGCATCGCATCCAGCCGCGCACCGCCGCAAATAGGATCCAGCTTCCAGTTGCCATTCCAATGGCGCACCGCCGAGGGCGTAAACACTTCGGACATCAGCGTAAACGGATTCCACAGCAAATTTACGGTCGCCGTGGCCGTGCTGTCGACCACCAACGTCCCTTGCTCGACTTCCGAAAACGAGGGCAGCGCCATTGGATCGGATTCAAACATCGCCAAATTATCGAGCACTTGCTGATACTGCAAATCGAGCACGCTCGCCGTTTGCTGCATGGTGTTATGCCGCAATTGCAAATTGCCGCAGCCGGCCGGCAATAGGCAAATTGCAATGACGATGGCTGAAAATAGCTTCATGGCAGCAAGTTGCTGTTGAAAGGCCGGAATGCGGGAATCATCGAATCCGCGGGATTAATTTGCTGCTCGGAAGTCGACGGCAACAGAAGCACAGAGGGTTGCGATTGGCGTAACT
This genomic interval carries:
- a CDS encoding addiction module protein; this translates as MNDYDSILAAASSMPIADQLRLIDELAASVPDDQPPTLSKQWLAEIERRSAEIDSGTVTTQPWPEVRQQLFSQVGLKRAD